The following nucleotide sequence is from Acyrthosiphon pisum isolate AL4f chromosome A2, pea_aphid_22Mar2018_4r6ur, whole genome shotgun sequence.
GCGTGGGCTTTTCTTTTACAATTCTCTCTCAAGGCGTGTCGTTCAATCATATTACGACTTAAATTAGTATGACTGCTATAGAAGTAGTAACTGATCCGTCAATGTGTTAATATACGCACTAAAAATGACcggaaaatgttaaaaaatgaagTATATCTGTTAGTTGTTACTGTGTTACATGAATCGAATTATATACTTGGAATCAATGCATTTTGCATTCAAATCTAGGCCCTATTATAAAGTCGTAAGGtaggcattatattattattattttaaatcgttacattataatttttattataactaatatttaataaccgaTATTATGCCACTGTAATCAGGGATCGGAATGGACCGGAACGGCGGAACGCAGTTCCGGTTCGTCActcatttatataggtatagcgtTACTGTtcacaaaaaagtcaaatttagCGTTCCGCTTCGTTGAAAGtttcatgttttaaaaattaatcttggaaattttatacatttgaaaaacgGAAAATCGCACTTATCagttgttacttattagttacctattgccaataggtaataaaatattacttatcgTTAATACTCCCGTAGCCGCATCTACtagttatattacctatatagtagtataaattatagtacctaatagtttgtaggtactatacattttataaaatactattcaatTGTAGACCACAACAGTAGATATCACGTGACCGTTCGATCGATAACTGTGCTTTCTTTAgtaaaatttcttaaaaatatgagtttatttttactaaattggGTCAAAAAACGCCCTAATGACGATGATGATGgagatttttttacaaataaacaaGTGTGTTAAAACTGTATAAACTAATGatataaatcatttcaaaatatttatggaCAAACTTTATGCTTTGTATCACCAGTCACCGAACTTAAACTTAAAACTTCACTGTCCATAGTATTTGCTGCTACACTGTTATTTACTAATTGCGTAGGACCACCTCTATCAGAATTCAACCCACAAAAGTATGTCAAGTTTAGGTTATTAAAAGGCCGACATTCCGCTAACAGCcgtaaaagagaaaaaaaatagaaaagaaGTATGAACCATTGtggactttattataataaattaataattagtacttATGTTAGGTTATGTATATCGTGGTAAggttattgaacattttagttttaatacatgactaatttttatttttttgagttttaataatgtaactaaatatttatttactgacgaaaattgtaatatgatattgtaatatggtatatatatatacttacataaaagatatattttttacgtgtatttaataataatgtatagcgTTCCGGTTCAGAAAGTTTTCCATTCCGAGCACTgactgtaatatgtataatttaagttactGTAACACGTAcccaaagctgggcaagttaatcaattttttcaactagttaaagttaagttatcctaaaataaaaaataacttagctaagttaaagttagttttataaagTTACTGCAGGGgtgccatttcagtttttttttaaggtgtgcaaacaattaaagaggccaattttttcccacctccaggccaatcgttaaaaaaacgtttcttgTTTTCAGTtattcattacagattcattacagtatcaaaaacatacttaataaaaacatatttttatagttaacacattacattttaccgatCATACAtcctgtgtatatactgtatagtgtatagtaaagatatttttagatagaatagatgcatattattatttttatgtcttttgtctatcagtaaccaggggcggactggcccaaggtgctatacaccaagtagcacgcCGGGCctccgtttgtatttatgatccgggcccccgattaccacattcggtatacggtataatactggtataatacggtattatacaaaataaaaataaaataacatatttcaacatctctacaaataaacaacatgttattcttaatttttttttttttatatttacttataaaactaagggctctttcctcatttaggtaggtttgaaaaaaaattacgggcccctaattaattttgcactccaggccaaaaatagccagtccgcccctgtcagtagccacttaccatttacaaatatttgtgtgtgccagtggataaagtgataccgatatcaatttatcaattatcaaattaaagaacacaatattataatattatttatgattatcagtgaatagctgcggtgcatgcacaattaaagattggcaaactgaaggccatctggccatagtattaattaggcctaggccaattgtggacaacaaaattacagggtgtgtgagtgcacaccctgccccccccccccccaaatggcgcccctgagttactgaatttgagtaattaagttaagttacaaattttcatgaaaataataactaagttaagttaaaagttaagttacttttatttttttaaatacctttcaCTTACTCATAAACGGTTTTTTATCTCATCGGAGGAAAACCACTAGTTTTGTTATAAagtaaaagaaattaataacaaatgcacagactatattattttatagtctttatattttatttcagtatcgGCACTCGGTACTATAACACATTAATGCTCAAAGGATTACATTGACGAATGACTAAATTTACTGTTGGAACCTGGAACCCTCGTAGTTACACACTCACACCAGTTGACACACTACTACATAagctgatattaatatattatataatatagagacttATAAAGTTGACAAcaattaattcttatatattattttctttatatcccaatataatactaaaataatttatagtgtagTTTGTAGAAAACACGGCATAagtaatataaagtatttatgtaaaagaattttagtaaaagtattcaaatacttttttaagtattgaataactttttaaatactttcagcatgaagtattttgaatggtgttttaaatactttttggtattgaatactttggttttttatttcgaacattttatttttattcgaaataattggttgaaaaaatattattgtcaactacaataatatttaatagttttattttatattctgtatttctgtgttagccgaagcccaaaggtttgtgaaaaccagatttctaaaaaaagttattgaatattgaataataaaattccctttaaaactattagattacctactacctatgtgtttatattacgatacttagaaacccactttagaaaccaaaagtatttgaaaagtattccaaatactttttcaaagtatttgagtagtatcttaaatacctacttaaaaaaaagtgtatttgagtatttactcaagtactttttaaaagtattctttacaggactggtcttattacctacctacccaatgtacacagtacactagtaacaatgtaacataagTCTTAAGTGTTGTCATTTCATAGTAGAAactagaaaatataaacttcctagttatattccaaataagtaataagtaaataataataatcactattcactataatagtataatactactaattagtaattacaatatatctatatagtatattaatcatTAGTATATgtatcctataataatatgcctatagtatagtaataaatacaataatatacatacctactacaaTCGTCGGTAGATATACGCCCGTCGCGGTTCTCAGAAAtatcaatgcaaataatatacagttcataaatcacataaatcataataggaaaattcgtaagtaactttttacaaataactttcatttgaacaaaataattaagttaagttacaattatttataaaaataaataacttagttactaattaagttattttctacattctattttttttttaagttaaaagttactttttttgataacttttaacttaacttttaactttttaactagttactgcCCAGCTTTGCACGTACCTAACACGctatcataggcgtgcgcagacttttttGCAGGGTAGGTATgccggtatttttaaacataatattatctagctgaatacaaaaaataactccccAAAAACTCTTAATACGTACAAATAATTTGCCATATAATGCGAAAAGAAATTagcatgcattttatttagctaatttattggttttaaatcttttaatttgaaaagtatgtactgtgatttcattccaataaagtaacagtataaaaacctacagacatttgatcatattataataatataataatgacaaaaattgGTAATCTAATTAATCGAAATTCTTTTTGAAGATTGTAGGTAGTATGAAAATAGGCAATAACCGCAAGGGCCTGAATGTTCTGGTGACAAAACCCGTAATTCTCATGAAAATGGtcgattttaatttcaactatattatcatgagttagcaatctgttttattatttctaggtaCCTGTAGTGATTAtggaaatataattatgaaatcaaattaatatttgactcccaatattttattataagaaaataatataagtagtatatatttgtatgttctgagcaccttttttacagggagatttcttCAGTTCAAGGGAACATTTCTACATGCTCTCACCGTGTaacacaatatttcaaaaacccTAATGCATGTTCTGAGCACCgtgtaacacaattttttttaaaaagtatgatAACAGTATTTGTGATTGTACAACACATCACAGAACTGTGTCTATATGTGCTATTACACTGATGTCATCTGAGTATCATttgttatacaaacaaaatatataggtatgtaatttttcttttagtttagtaatatattacgttttaggtaaaaaaaaaaattggataaaatatacatattatttattaaatattattttatttactaatacaattatatattaataattctaaaaaatatttatacaagttttcttacttctctagtaaaaggtgcatattctacaatacgatcatgaattaataaacaataagcagtTACACCAGTAAGCGATTttgaagcttcaatttccaattgaacatcaaCTGCGGAGGCTGTggctgaatcgttctgtttcgaagtgtcgataactataattggtgcgtttgctagaaaagtagatggactcaatatcgggttaggtacgaatacttttttcatagtacgattcttgaaacaacgtactatacatattatataataaggtgaaattatttttagaaaaatctaaattcaaattatcgtatggataagctatcgagttcAGAAATAATCTAACGTTTGTTAAATTACAATggtcaaatatactacaatcttttGTAAACGTATTTTTAAGTCCTTTTTGTAATCCGATTATACTAATCGGATTATGGTCTTGATCAACTAGCTGAATGGTTAtcgaatcaatatttgttttattcaatttgtaatatattaaatttggtgGTGACTGAATTACTTTCGACCCTGTCTTTTCACTTGGGAAAAACTCATAAATCGAATGACTCTGAAGATGGTTGTTGAATCATCCTTGAGCTACATTGCACATtgcttttatagaattaattgtgtttaaatttacagcttTTTCGGATCGAAGAATTTCAAAGTATGGCTTATATACTTGTTTTTCAACACCGAATACAGGTGCTATACTATATGGATACTCAAAGTGTAGTatcccattacattttataaatgatcTGAAATCACTAGGATCAACCGTAATGtcgaatgttaaatttttactattatatgcaTCTATTTGCTTCTTAACTCGTTGTTTAATATCTTCAATTTCACAACAACCCTCTTCCagtgtaataaaacatatcataggatcattattgttttcaatatcaactacttgtatagaaaatgtattattatattcattaggaGATAACTCAGTGACTTTTAACCATGGTAACTTACAGTTgcttaataaatactataaatactatgaatactataattttgaaaacatcacGTGTTCATTTAAAAGCAGATGGAAAACCTAAAACCTCAGAATACTTTAAATGGGTACAAGTTGTAAGACCTCTGTACGAACGAATGAAACATGAGGAAAAACAGTTAAAAGATGAaatagctaaaattaaaaatccttgaTTTAACTTGACGCCAATTAACAAACATTTATCGAGCTCTAAACGTATTAATGTGGATAACAATACAAGtgtaacaaatgaaaaatatttcctagACGCAGTGTGGTAACACGGTTTATTGATGATCTCTGGCAAGCTGATTTAATGAATATGCAATCTCATTCTAGacaaaattatggttttaagtatattttagttgttacaGATACATATAGTAAATACGTTTGGGTGGAggcgttgaaaaataaaacatcaaaagaatgtacaaaaggtatgtttaatatattgaaaaaagctCATCCAAAATTGTTACAGACAGATAACGgtacaaaattttataatattcaatttcaaaatttaatgaaaaaatataaaattagactTTACAGTTCATACAGTgtaatcaaatattcaatatgCGAACGTGTGATCCAAactctgaaaaataatatatataaacattttactgcaaCAGGTACATGGAATTGGTATAacacaataacaacaattatacaaaacataGAACAATCAAATGTACACCGAATTAAGCTCGAATGGATACaaacataattacatttaatatcacaaataaatgatacattatataaaccaaaatttaaagttaacgataaagtacgaatatctaagtataaacatatatttagtaaaggatatacaccaaattggacaacggaaatatttacagtttcaaaagttttacacACAAATCCAGTAACTTATCAACTAAAGGAtgaatcaaacaatataatcttaggtggtttttatgaacaggaaattaaattaactgattttcCAAACACCTTTCTTGTTgaacatattgtaaaaaaagttggaaataaaatgtttgttaaatggTTAGGTTTTGATTCATGTCAAAATTCATGGATTACATCatcagatatattttaaataaagattttttatgtataatatgtaatacttttataataaaagtcagaaaaaaagttaaattaattatttgttttcagtttgtagtttttttttatctcaacacatttttctaataaattttacTACACTACCgtatcaagttttttttttctttaattgcaTAATTTATCCAGTTTATATCATTAGCGGTATggaatattaaaacattttaaacttagaTGGAGTTAAGTATTTCCTTTGAGAggatttatcatattaattcttaattgtAATCTATCTATTTTTACAAACGACCAGTCAGATTTTTTGCTAACAAATGTGTCAACCTcagctaatattttattaaacattttatttaatattttattgaaattggatGAATTACTTGCAAGtatatttgaagttttaaataCCATGTTCTGTACTTCTtgtgtaattatttgtttgtatacacTTTCTAcatgcaaattaaattttatagatgACTGTTGAGATgattgttttaactttaaaattattttatctaaagtatggtttaaaaattgttcatagacaataaattctaaactattcttaatcaaaaatgttttcgagcattttttaaatcttcCAATTTCAATTAATTCTATTGATTCtgatggtttaaaataatagttttcctCATCCTTCCCATAATACAACTGTAAACATCAAATATATAAGAGgtgatgtattaaattattctaaCATCATATCAAACAActctatttcaattatatatatataatatatcctttttttctttattaataatatttttcttaaatatattatgtcatattaatattttatttaatatttttttttttttattgagggGTCTCTATAGGCAACTTCTTATACAttcgtttgtataataatattattctgtttttagctaaatgtaatctttgtacgtttttattattattattttgtaaagtttAGCTAACCAGTCATCAAACatgttattaacatattttataattgattaatttataattattgtttttttttttcatgatttgtacacagtttagtcaatttttatatttaatatatattttcctatatatttataaattaattttaggtacTTCATAATTATCGGTAATAATAATCAGTTCTTTGACTATTTTCTTTTAGTACTTATGTTTTCATTGTTAACTTCATAATATAGttactgtttttttatattttcaaaatatataaaactgtgATAATATCAgtgattgattatttaaatacactgtacaatataattcactttttattcagtttttttttgcttagcgaaatgtgtgaaaaaatataaatataaatcaggtattttattatttttcaagttaaaaGAATATGTAATCTATACTCTATGTAAACTTTGAAAcattagaatatatatattttttttaattttcttttgtttgcatttttttttttctgtaatttatagttatagtttttttaatttttccaaatattctGATCCACTATGATATGTTTTGAATAGATTGTATTTAATTCACCATGTTGAAGTCATCGGATAACCAAATTTAGATTTACTAAGAATGTTAACGAGCTGTTTTAGCGACACATGAAACGATCGAGTAAACAATCGTAACATGGAGCCTTTTCACAGGCTGCTGGAACTGGTACCATCTGTACACGAAACCCATTGTATTTCATAGTAAATCATTATCTTCAGAAggtatttcttataaaaatttacgaatatacaatctattatgaaaacaaagttgaatattttattatagtatatgtgtttgtgtgtgtgtgtgtgtgtgtgtgtgagactCACTCAATGATTATGTTCATGCGACCAGATATTGTAAGTTAATAACAGCTATAACACTATGTTACTATCGTACTTTCATCATCCGTGATCCAAATGTATgtgaataagtaatttttttactctATCATGTGGatgtgattataaataatatcttccaaatctgaaatgtttgtataatcatACGATTGGGAAACTATTAATGAAATCAAACTatgtttatagtaattattatatttacccaaATTAGAAATGGAATGGATTATAGAGTCATATCTATCTCTGACAGTTTTATCTCGTATGAGTAAAATGGAACCCTTGTTACAGGATATGacgtattaaaactaataacagtCAAATATTTACGACATTTCACACATCGACTAAATTGGTTATATGTTTGAAGACCTATAATAGTCTGAAATTGACGATGAAGTCCCATCAAattgatttgataattattgttctcTTCATCAATGCGTAGGCAAAACAATGAACAATAACGTTTTGCTATTGATCCCAGGCTTATACTTAGATAAATttctttaagtataaaattagaattatttaacttgaataaatctaatatttcctGTTCATCATACGTGAATGAAAATGTCATACGTCGAAAGGTTTCATATGGAATATTTGGATTCCGAACATTTGGTTCTACATCATTTGGAATAGTCATccttctaattaaaaaaaaaatatatatatatatatattcaaattaaatcaatcatattcaggtatttaaaaaaaattagagttaTAAGACCTTATCGCatacaatataagtaaaatcaaaaacaattttaaaattcaaagtttatctatatttatattttccaacatcatatgaaatataatataaataatattataaataaaaatatcatcaaaagaGTCGtagtgattttaatatttactattatccTTCAACagcatttttacaatatatattaaataacaatacaattgatttaagttttaaagtgtatacatttaagataatttaatgttatacatttatattatataaaatgttaatataaaatgagaaatgtgaaatatatttttttttatttcgtaggAAAAAACGGTATCTCTCAAACATcttaaacaattgttttattattagttttttttatttatgagatATATTTCTCATCCTttccaaaacaaaaaattttgaatatgttGCGGGTACAGGTACGGTGTCAATACCAGGAGGAAACGGGTTACTTTGTAAATCTACTCCTTTTGATAAGAGCCGTGTACATCCTATACattgtgtataataacaataatctttAAACGCTTGTATATCTTTAAATCGAACAAACTGGTATAAAGGATTGTAAGTTCAAAACGTATAACCACTAGATCTTTCATGATGAAAACATGCACTGCTACACCCACTTTTGATCCCctacattttgtatacacaGTTCAACTAATGTATAATTTCCAAGTGAatgggttaaaatatttaatacgtgGTCCTTTACCATAAATGGGTAATAATCACCTACTAACATAAAGGTGATTTCAGGATTAAAACGATCATATTCTAAAGATTCTAGAACGTCGTTGATTGTTCTATCCCGTGTATTGTTTGAATCGATTGAAGAcattgtaatttacaaaaaaaaaaattcaatgctctaaaaattagaataaataatttagtttagtaaaaaaaagtaattgtaaaaaatattaatttagatttataactattttatgttaGCATAACTAATGGTCagcaataaaatttgtattataattttgaatattgtacACGTATTCGTTTGAATCGTTCCATATGTAACGTACACCtagctacctatattaatatatatatattttttttttttcataaaaataatatctatactaatgatatatacttacattgttattttgaaaagttctgTTCAGACTGTTGTTGAATACAATGTTTACGATGAGACTGCGTTTTCCTTGACAACATGAGCACTGTTATATAAACGTTTCATTGAAGCGGTTTTATATATAGGGGAGACTggcttaatagttaatatgacATATTGATGTTTTGATTAGAATTATCTCcagaattattgatatttacgaaCCGAATCCGCATTATATACGTGACAAATAACCTCCTACATACAATTGTATACAGTGACCACAGGTGTTGACCTTATCAGAGAATTTGATagcaaaaatgtgttattttatcttatcaactttttttttaatcattttaaaaatNNNNNNNNNNNNNNNNNNNNNNNNNNNNNNNNNNNNNNNNNNNNNNNNNNNNNNNNNNNNNNNNNNNNNNNNNNNNNNNNNNNNNNNNNNNNNNNNNNNNNNNNNNNNNNNNNNNNNNNNNNNNNNNNNNNNNNNNNNNNNNNNNNNNNNNNNNNNNNNNNNNNNNNNNNNNNNNNNNNNNNNNNNNNNNNNNNNNNNNNNNNNNNNNNNNNNNNNNNNNNNNNNNNNNNNNNNNNNNNNNNNNNNNNNNNNNNNNNNNNNNNNNNNNNNNNNNNNNNNNNNNNNNNNNNNNNNNNNNNNNNNNNNNNNNNNNNNNNNNNNNNNNNNNNNN
It contains:
- the LOC100571182 gene encoding uncharacterized protein LOC100571182, which encodes MTIPNDVEPNVRNPNIPYETFRRMTFSFTYDEQEILDLFKLNNSNFILKEIYLSISLGSIAKRYCSLFCLRIDEENNNYQINLMGLHRQFQTIIGLQTYNQFSRCVKCRKYLTVISFNTSYPVTRVPFYSYEIKLSEIDMTL